In Acidisarcina polymorpha, the DNA window CTGGAACCGTCCGAAGGCAACTTGGTTTTAACGGCTAGGCTGGAACGCGCGAGGTTGGCGGCTAAGAGATCCCGATGCCTAAGAGTTGAGGCTTAGTGAATCAGGTTAATGGTCTCCTGGGCGACGGTATCGAAGGTGGTCACCGCTTTCGAGTTTGCTTCAAAGGCTCGCTGGGCCACGATGAGGTCGGCGAACTCGGTTGAGATATCTACATTCGACGCCTCAAGAGCGGAATCGTGAATTGCACCGCGGCCCCCGGAGTTGGCCACCCCGGTACTCGCCTCTCCGGATGCCAGCGTGGTTTCGTAGTTGTTATCGCCAAGCCGGGTCAAGCCCTGTTCGTTGGTAATGGAAGCCACTCCCAGTTGCCCGATTGCAGTGGTTTGCGAATTCGAGAACTGAGCGGAAATCACTCCGTTGCCGTCGATCGTATATCCCGTGTATTCACCGCCGGCATAGCCGTCCTGATTGGTTGCCGAACTTCCCGAGGCGCTGGCGACTTGAGTGATGGTTGGCTGCCCGCTCGCACCGTAAAGATTCCAGTTGAAGCTAAGGTTGGCGGCACCGTCGGCGAGGCCGGCAAAAGTCAGCGGAAGCGTTGAGGTCGCCGGCCCGGCGGCGACCCCGTTGATCTTCGACAGGACGCCGCTGCTACTAAAATTTAGGGTTCCGCTGGCGTTAGCGCTGACTGCGCCTCCGGCATCCGAAGGGGGCAGCGTCACTGAATATTTCCACTGATTAATACCAGTAAGGTCTTTGGTAAACGTGACGGTCGCGTTATGCGGTTCCCCGAGCGAGTCGTAAATCTGCACCGGGACCGGGACCGAGGTCGTATTTGCCGAAGCGCCACCTAACTGTGCCGCCCCAGTAAGCGCGGTCGCTGAAGCGGTTTCGGTCAGACTGGATGGATCCCAACCGAGGTTCAGCGGGTTCGCCCCGTTAGTGGTTGCGGGAAAGGTGATGCCGGTCAAAGGTGCCGAGGGGCTGGTGAGCGCACCGGTTGCCGGATTGAAGGTCAGAGTCCCGGTTCCGTTCGCCGATGCTGCGACGCCATTCAACGTCAACGCATAGTTCCACTGATTTGCAGTGCCACTGGGGGTTAATGCCGCGTTGAACGTCTGTACCTGGCCGTTGGAATCGTAGAGAGTAATCGGCTCATTGACGATCGTCCCACCCGTAGTAGCCGAGTTAAGATTGCCTGCAAAGGTAAATCCATTTGAAGCCGCGGCGCCGGCGCTCGCATTGAGATTAGCAGTGATGGTAAGGTTCTGGGTTTGCTTGGGAGCCTCGACCTGGCCCACTGGCACTTGGATCGGAGCCAAGGGGGCATCGGTCTTCACTACTCCGTTTACCGACGGATAACCAAGCACACTCAGGCCGGACTGAGTGACCAGAAAGCCATTCGTGTTGACGTTAAATGTGCCGTCGCGAGTATATTCCACTTCACCGTTGTTCTGGACGACGAAAAATCCTGAACCTTCGAGCGCCACGTTGCTGGCGTTGCCGGTCGAGGTGGTGCTGCCGACAGTGAAATCAGTCGAAGTCGAAGCGACTTGTGTGCCTGCGCCTACCTCGATCGGGTCGCCCGACCCTGCGGTGCCGATCTGCTGATAAAACAGATCGCTGAAGGTTACGTTTTGCGCCTTGAAGGCGGTGGTATTCAAGTTAGCAAGGTTGTTGGCGATCGTGTTGAGCGCCGTCGAATCGGCCTCAAGACCGGTCAAAGGGATCGAAAAGGATGGCATGGTTCCTCCGGATATCTGGCTGTTCTTCTGTGTGCGGCGGTTCGGTTACCAGGATTGTTTCCCTGCCTTCTGCTGGAGCAGCGGGACGACTTGCTTTCCACCGATTCCTTGCGGAAGCCTTGCAGCGGAAAGATCGGAATCCGAGGAGAGAGCGTCAGCCGGATTGGTCCTGGCCCCGGATGAGATCGAGTTTGGAGAGGAAGTTTGATCGGTCGAGTGGGGACCATTGAACTGGCGATCGAGGCAGCTTGGCTTCCGGCGGCTGAACCGAGTTGCGGCCCGGGTGCGATGCCCGGCGTGGGGCTACTCGGGGTGGTACTGGCCGGGGTCAAGTCCTGGTTAATTGAGATCAGTTGCTGCAGGCTGTTAACTTGCACCAGTTGATTGATATATGCATTTGGATCCTGGTCGGAAGTGGGGTCCTGGTTTTTCATCTCTGCCACTAGGAGTTGCAGAAAGTCGTTGGCGGTGATGGTCGTCGAGTCCGAGCCGGAATTACTACCACTGGCGGCAGCAGCCGGCTTGGCCGACGACGCGGAAGCGGAGACCCTCGACGCCGGTTGCGGCCGGGTCTGCTGATTGATGACAGGATGGGCCTGGTTGTGGAGGTTTTGTTTGAAGTCGGACAACGTTTGCATAACATCCATCGTGATTCCCCTCGGTTTTCTGCTGCTAGAAACGAACTTCGCGACTCGGGCCTAGACGCGCACGTTGATCCAGCGAGAGGAGCCCGTACTCTCCAAAGCAGAGCTGGCCGAAAGAGACTCGCGAAGGTCTAGAGACGCGTTTGAAGTGCTATCCGGTCGACGACTAGATCGGCTCCCCGAAGCAAGCTCTGGCGCTGAGAGCGAATCGTTGTTTCCGGACGCGCCCTGGCCCGGACCCCGCTCCGAGTGCGCTCCCGAACTGTTACCGTTCAGGCCGCCTCCTTCATTGGCCAAAACGTTCCGAACCTCAAGGCTATGTACGCCCAGCTCACGCTCGGCCAAATAATCTGCCATTCCCGAGAGTTGCGCATGCAAGGCTGCATGGGCGTCGGGCGTGGTGGCGCTCAGCGACGCGGTCACCTGGCCGGCTGCTCCTTGCGCCCTTATCTCGAGCCA includes these proteins:
- a CDS encoding flagellar hook protein FlgE, translated to MPSFSIPLTGLEADSTALNTIANNLANLNTTAFKAQNVTFSDLFYQQIGTAGSGDPIEVGAGTQVASTSTDFTVGSTTSTGNASNVALEGSGFFVVQNNGEVEYTRDGTFNVNTNGFLVTQSGLSVLGYPSVNGVVKTDAPLAPIQVPVGQVEAPKQTQNLTITANLNASAGAAASNGFTFAGNLNSATTGGTIVNEPITLYDSNGQVQTFNAALTPSGTANQWNYALTLNGVAASANGTGTLTFNPATGALTSPSAPLTGITFPATTNGANPLNLGWDPSSLTETASATALTGAAQLGGASANTTSVPVPVQIYDSLGEPHNATVTFTKDLTGINQWKYSVTLPPSDAGGAVSANASGTLNFSSSGVLSKINGVAAGPATSTLPLTFAGLADGAANLSFNWNLYGASGQPTITQVASASGSSATNQDGYAGGEYTGYTIDGNGVISAQFSNSQTTAIGQLGVASITNEQGLTRLGDNNYETTLASGEASTGVANSGGRGAIHDSALEASNVDISTEFADLIVAQRAFEANSKAVTTFDTVAQETINLIH
- a CDS encoding flagellar hook assembly protein FlgD, which gives rise to MQTLSDFKQNLHNQAHPVINQQTRPQPASRVSASASSAKPAAAASGSNSGSDSTTITANDFLQLLVAEMKNQDPTSDQDPNAYINQLVQVNSLQQLISINQDLTPASTTPSSPTPGIAPGPQLGSAAGSQAASIASSMVPTRPIKLPLQTRSHPGPGPIRLTLSPRIPIFPLQGFRKESVESKSSRCSSRRQGNNPGNRTAAHRRTARYPEEPCHPFRSL